The sequence below is a genomic window from Candidatus Cloacimonadota bacterium.
GTGAGCCGAAAGATATGGAAACTGAAGAAGCTGAAAAAGCGACTGAAGAAACAGAAGAAAAGAAAGAAGCACATCACCCATCAGCAACGGGAAAAGGTGGTGGATTGGGACTTGATGTAGAAGCTAATCCGGTTGGATATATCGAAATTAAAGATAATCGCACCCGATTTGTGGAAATTTTGGATAAGTCCAAGATGATACTAAAAATAATCCGTATATTTGGAATTGTTATTATTTTGATGGCTGTAAAAGGATTTTTCAAAAAGAAAAAGAAAAAATAAGTCGCAATGAAATAATTGGAATTGAGGTTTAAAAATGAATCAAAAAAATAATTATTGGATTCTTGCCGGTGGTATTGTTCTCGCATCAATAATATTCGGTATTTTTTTCTATAGTGCTCGAAATACTGCTCAAACCATTAGAGTTGTCGGATACTCCAATCAGGAATTTGAAGCAGATATTGTAAAATGGAGCTTTAGTTTTTCCGCGATGACTCCCTTAAATGGTCAGAAACAGGGATACGCTGAGATGAGTCAGAAATTGGAGACTATAAAAACGATTTTGAATTCTCTGAATATTATTTTGGACGAAATAAATATCCAACCGATTTCCATCCGAAAACAATATGGGCAATATGGTAAAATCGAAGGTTTTATTTTGAGCCAAAGCATTTATGTTATCACAAAAGAATTAGAAAAAATCGAAAAGATTACAGTAAATCCGAAAGAATTCGCACAGAAAAATATTGCTTTGGAATCATCTAATTTAGAATATTTTTCAACAAAACTACCTTCGATTAAGAAAAAATTATTAGGTGCTGCTACCAAAGATGCTCTCACAAGAGCAAGTGAAATCGCCAACTCTGCCGCTGCAAAAATAGATCAAATTCAATCAGCTCGAGCAGGTGTTTTCCAAATTACCGAGCCATATACTACAGAAGTTAGCAGTTATGGAATGTATCAAACTTCAACCCGTAAAAAGAATATCAAAGTAACAGTATCTGCAGTTTTTTCAATAAAGTAGAAAATTTTCAGAATAAAACAGATGGGGGAATAATTTTTAATTTAATTATTCCCCCACACCCCAAAACTTCTCAGCATCTATGCCACCAACGCAATTAATTATTTGTGCTATTGAATTAATTAGTTTGTATATATGCAATGATTGTGCCAAAAATAACATTCAAGAACAAACACAGTTGTAGAGCCAATTTCCGAAAATTCCCAAATTTATAAAGTTGCAAATCTGCAAAAAAATTAAATAAAAGTTGCAAATTTGCAAAAAATTTTGCGAGAAATCAGAATCAAGATTTAGTTGTTTTCCTGATTTTAACTAATGGGTAAAAGAGAATCACTATTCCTGAGATGATCATCAAACCAGCCCCAACACCAAAGTCATCAACAAGAAATCCGAGAATAGGGGAGAGAATTGCAGTTATAATTGATTTTATTTGAGACTCGACTGATAATCCACTTGCCATTATCTTTAATTGAAGGTTGTCCCCGATATAACCGACATTCATCGGTCTTTTCAAATTTTGAAGCGAATATAAAATAATAAAAATTATTACGGATAAAATTTGAAGATTGATTCCGGAAAAAAATCCAGCCAAAAAAGCCAAGGCAATGCCTAACACAAAAGTAAAATTTATTGCATAGGGGAGTGAGGGAAATATTTGGGAATATTTATGAGATCTTCGAGAGGAATATGATGTGAGTAAAAAAAGGAAAAAATAGACAACAGAAATCATAATCGTACTTCTTTTATTTCCAAGCGAAAGCAAGAGTGGAATTGAGAGAATGTACATTTGGAGAATTGGCTGCAAATAATCTTTAATAGTTTTGAATAACCCATCATAAACGGCTGAATTGAAAATGGATGTGAATAAATTTCGATTTTTAAACATACGAATGAAATCGTGAGAAACAATCCCGAATTGCAATTTTGTTTTTGTGAAAATATTTTTCTCGGAAATTGAGGAAACTACTCCATTTAATTCGTTGGGATAAGAAAGGATTAGAAAGAAATCGAAAATATAAGGAATAATAGATGCCGCAAAAATTATCTTATAATTTCCAGTATATAAAACAAAAGCCCCAGCAATCAGAGATGAAACTGCTGAACCAAAAAGGGAAGCGCCCCTTGTGTGACCATAATATTCAACTTTTTGATCAAAAATATTATTGATCTTAAGATATTCAAAAATCATTGCTTTGTGCGTGCCGGAACGAAACGCAGTCCCCATTCCGTATAAAATCATGGCGAAAACATATAATCCGAAACTCGGGAAAAAATAAAAAATCAAAAAGGAAAGTATGTATGAGGAGAAAGCCACGAGCATGGAATTTTTTCTGCCAAATGAATCTGCAATCACTCCGGTGGGAATTTCTAAAACAATTATTGAAATTTCCCGAACGGAGAAAAGAGTCCCGATTTCAAGAAATGAAAATCCCATTGCTCTAAAAAAAAGAATAATAAATGGATCAAAATACCGCTGATTTTTAAAAAAACCATAGGCGCAGAATTTGTAATATTGCAGATCTTTTTTCATATTAAAATCGTTTCAAAATCGTGATGGGGAATGTCTATGAAAACACTTAAATCCCCATCTAAAATTATATCAGATAAAAAGAATTCCCATGTTCGGGTTAACCTATAATACCAAAAAATATAAAAGATTATGCTTCCGTTATTTTTCATTGTCTTTTCCATTTGTTTTCAATATAATTCGGATTTATTTTCCTTTATATTCATAACACGAATATATCAATTCGTAACTTCTGCTGTCAATAATTTTATCTGCCTTTCTCTAAAAAATAGAATCAATTTAAACTTCTGTATTTTTGATTTTAGATACAGATTTAAAAATCAATCCTGCTTTGGTTTCACCTATTTATTAAAAACCGATTTGTAAAATTATCGTCAATTTTTGCTATCGGATACCTGTGTTTACGAACAAATCCCGAAATACTTGACAGTAAAAGCCGCTTTCAAAATTTCTCTATTTTCAAAATATCAAAATATAACCATTAAATAAAAATTTAAATTTTCACAAATTGTAGATTAATCTGGAGGAAAGATGGCTGTACCAAAAAAGAAAACATCAAAATCAAAAAGTAGAAAAAGAAGAACTCATTATAAGGCAAAAGTTGAACCAATGACAATTTGTTCAAATTGTGGTGAAAAAATGCGTCCACATTTTGTTTGCCCTCATTGCGGCTTTTATAGAGGTAAAAAAATAATATCTGTTTCCGAATAATTTTTTATGAAAGCTAACGAATAATGCGAATTGCTTTAGATGCCTTTGGAACTGATAATGCTCCCTTTCCGGAAGTGGAAGGAGCCGTTCTAGCAGTAAATGAGGATTTCTGTTCAAAAGTATTTCTTGTTGGTGATGAAAAAATAATTAAGAAAGAACTAAGCAGATATTATTTTCCTGCTGGATCTATAGAAATAGTACACGCTTCCGAGAAAATATCACATGACCAAAAGCCAATTTTAGAAATCAAAAAGAAAAAGGATTCATCCCTTTTAAAAGCAATAAAAATTGTAAAAGAAAACAGAGCTGACGCATTGGTTAGTGCCGGTTCCACCGGTGCTGTTATGGCGGCATCACTGCTAAAATTCGGAAGAATACCCGGTATCCTACGACCTGCTCTCGCTATTTCCCTTCCAACCATCAATGATTCCGTTACTCTGCTTGATGTAGGAGCAAACGTTGATTGCTCTGCTGAAAACTTGGTCCAATTTGCCGAGATGGGAAATATCTATTCTTCACATAAGTTTAACAAAAAAAAACCGAAAATTGCATTGATCAATATCGGCGAAGAAAGTAAAAAGGGAAATGATCTTTCTATCAAAACGCATGAAAAACTAACGAAAATGGATTTCCTTAATTTTGTTGGAAATATCGAAGGAAAAGATCTTCTAAAGGGAAACGTTGATGTTATCATTTGCGATGGATTTATCGGTAATGTGATGCTAAAAACCGTGGAAGGGGTAGCATTCTCACTTTTTGAAATCTTAAAAAGAGAATTCAATAACGATTGGGTAGCAAAAATCGGGGCAATTTTATCTTATCCTGCTTTCAGGCATCTTAAAAAAAAGGTTGATTATACTGAATACGGTGGCGCATTTTTACTTGGTGTAAACGCAGTCTCGATCATCGGACATGGCAGATCTAATGCAAAGGCTATTTACAATGCAATCAAATTTGCATGTTCTTCCGCAAGATCAAATTTTTTGGATTATATTCAGGATTATTACAAAACATCTGAATCGAAAGGAAAAAAAACATGAAAAATATTTTCGTTGAACACGATGAGAAAATCATCAGGAATTTGAAAGCTAAATTTGCCGGAGTAAGCATGTATGTTCCGGAAAAAAAACTAACAAATGCAGATTTGGAAAAAATAGTTGATACGAATGATGAATGGATCACCACTCGAACCGGCATGAAGGTTCGCCGTGTTTCAGATGAAGAAACACCTTCTTCCGAATTAGCTTTCCGGGCTACGCAAAAACTTTTAAAAATTGTGGATATTAATAAACATGAGATAGACATGATCATTGTAGCGACCGTAACTCCGGATCACGCATTCCCTTCCACAGCCTGCATATTACAACACAAATTGGGATTGCACGACATACCGGCTTTCGATGTTTCGGCAGGTTGTACCGGATTTATTTATGCTACCACAATCGCTAAACAATTTATCGAAAATGGTTCTGTGAAAAATGTTCTCGTTATTGGAGTGGAAGAATTAACTAAGATTACTAACTGGAAAGATCGTGGTACATGCGTTCTGTTTGGTGATGGAGCAGGAGCAGCGTTGCTTACCAGAGCAAGTAGCACAGACACTTCGGAGATTATTGACACAATTATTTCTGCTGATGGAAAATATGGTGATCTCCTATATCAACCTGCAGGTGGAAGCGCAATGCCTGCCTCAGAAAAAACCGTCAAAGAAAACCTGCACACATGCGTGATGGACGGAAATAAAATCTTCAAATATGCGGTAAAAGCGATGGGGGATGGTGCTGTAAACATTTTGAAAAACAATGGGCTTTCCGGTGAAGATGTGGACTGGCTTATTCCTCACCAAGCAAATATGCGAATTATTCAAGCAACCGGCAGACGGGCAAAAATACCTGAAAAAAAAGTTGTTGTGAATATTGAAAAATATGGAAATACTTCTTCTGCCACTATTCCAATAGCCTTTGCAGAAGCACTTCTGGAAAAGAAAATCAGACGCGGAGATTTAATCGTCTTGGATGCTTTTGGAGCCGGTTTAACTTGGGGCAGTATATTGCTCAGATATTAGCAAAAGTAATCACTGTGAAAAAAAGTAATGTTGCTTTTGTCTTTCCTGGGCAGGGAGCTCAAGAAGTTGGCATGGCAAAAGAATTCTATTCCATACCGAAATACAAAAAATATTTTGAACTCGCAAATGAAAAACTGAATTTCGATCTGAAATCAATTATGTTTGAGGGACCCATCGAAGAACTTAAACAAACCTACAATACTCAACCGGCAATTCTTTTACATAGCATTCTCGCTTTAAAATTATTTCAGGAACGAAGCGATATAGAACCCGCTTATGTTGCGGGTCATTCACTCGGTGAGTTTTCCGCTCTCTGTGCTGCGAACACGTTTGATTGGCTTGATGCATTATTACTTGTTCATAAACGAGGAAAATTCATGGTTGATGCAAGTCGGGGAATTCCATACAAAATGGCAGCTATTCTCGGCTTGGATAAGGAAAAAATTGTAGAATCATGTGAATCAGTATCCGGAAATGTAGTTGCTGCAAATTTCAACACACCTTCTCAAACCGTTATCAGCGGTGAAGAAGATGCTGTAAATGAGGCGATGGAAATCTGTAAAAAAGCCGGTGCCAAAAGAGTAGTGCCATTAGTGGTTGGCGGTGCATTTCATTCACCACTCATAAAAAAATCATCAGAATGGTTATTTGCAGAAATGAAAAAAGTAAATTTCAAACAAGCGGATATTCCAACAATTGCAAATTATACTGCAAAAGCGGAAATCCAACCGGATGAAATTAAAGAAAATCTTAGGCAACAAATTATTTCGCCTGTTCGTTGGGTAGAATCAGTCGAATACATGATAAATAAGGGTGTGGATACTTTTATTGAATTCGGTCCGGGAAAAGTTGTATCCGGAATGATCAAAAAAATTGACAGAAATGTAAAGCGGCTCAACATTTCATCTTTTGATGATTTGGATAAAACTATAGCACAGTTGAATCAATAGAAAACATTAAGGAAAATTATGAATAATTTAACAGGAAAAACCGCTATCATCACAGGTAGTGCTCGTGGTATCGGGAAAGGCATCGCTAAATCTTTTGTAGATTCAGGTGCTAATGTTGTAATAGTTGACATAATTCCTGAAGTAATCGAAAAAACAGTAAGTTCTTTACAAAATGATAAAAGCAAAGTGATTGGTTATAAATGCGATATTACAGACGCAAATGAAGTTTCGGCAATGGTTAAAAACGCCGTAAAAGAATTTGGTAAAATAGATATACTTATAAATAATGCCGGAATTACCAAAGACAATTTGTTAATGAGAATAAAACCAGCTGATTGGCAAGCAGTAATTGATGTTAACCTTACCGGCACTTTTCTCTGTTCTCAAAAGGTTTCCCGTGTGATGATGAAGCAAAAGTATGGAAAAATAATAAATATTTCTTCTGTAATCGGAATCATCGGAAATCCCGGGCAAGCAAATTATGCAGCTTCTAAGGGTGGAATCATTTCCTTCACAAAATCTATCGCAAAAGAACTCGCTCTAAGAAATATCAACGTGAATGCAATTGCCCCAGGTTTTATCAGGACTGATATGACAGACAAATTACCTGAAGAAGTTAAAAAAAATTATTTGAAAATGATACCGATGCAAAAATTCGGAACACCTGAAGATGTGGCAAAATTGGCTCTTTTTTTAGCTAGTGAGCAATCATCATATATTACCGGACAAACTATTTCCATTGATGGTGGAATGATATAAAATAAATTCATTAAAAAGATAAAGGAGTTGCAATGACTAAAGATGAAATAAGAAACAAGGTCGTAGAGATAATTACAGAACAACTTGGTGTAACCGAATCTGAAGTAACGGATGAAGCAAAATTCATCGAAGATCTGGGCGCGGATTCTCTTGATACAGTTGAATTGATAATGGAACTTGAAGACGAATTTGAAGTTGAAGTACCAGACGATGAAGCTGAAAAACTTATCTCTGTTATCAAAGTAATTGACTATATCGAATCAAAATTGAACTAACAAACAATATAATCATAAGCCCACATTTCAACCAAAAATTGATTGTGGGTTTATCTTTATTTTAATTATCCAACATTTAATTCCTAAGATCATTCGCAGGTTTGCGGATATTTTTTTCCAGATAGAAAAACCATCTTAGGTGAACAAAATATTATCCAAAATAAATTTTTAGAAGGAAACATTATGGAATCAAAAAGAGTTGTTATTACTGGATTAGGAACAATAAATCCTTTGGGGGATTCTGTCGAAGAAACTTGGAAAAATCTATGTGAAAAAAAATCGGGAATCAAAAAAATAGAAGGTTTTGATCCTGAAATCCCTTCTCGAATTGCCGGGCAAGTTGTTGGATTTAATAGTGGTGATTATTTTCATAGAAAAGAAGCTCGCAAGATGGATTTATATTGCCAATATGCTTTGGCGTCTGCAATAAAAGCGATGGCGGATGCAGATTTAAAAAAAATCGATCCACATAAACTCGGAGTTATAACTGGAACAGGTATCGGTGGAATGCAAACTTATGAGACACAATTGCAAAAATTCATCTCAAAAGGTCCCCGTAGAATTAGCCCTTTTTTTATTCCAATGATGATTTCCAACATTGCAGCCGGCCGCATTGGTATTCAATTTAACGCAAAAGGAATCAATTTTAATGTTACTTCTGCTTGCAGTTCTAGTGCAAATGCAATTGGTGAGGCTTTTCGGGCAATCAAATTCGGAGCTGCTGACGCTGTAATAGCCTGTGGTGCAGAAGCTTCCGTAACTCCTTTCACTTTGTCAGGTTTTTCTGTGATGAGAGCTTTATCCACAAGAAATGATTCACCGGAAACAGCAAGTCGTCCATTCGATAAAAATAGAGATGGCTTTGTTCTTTCCGAAGGTGCAGCCACTTTGATCTTGGAAGGACTTGAGCATGCCAAGAATCGCGGTGCTCATATCTATGCCGAAATAGCTGGCTATGGTGCTACATGTGATGCATTTCATATAACCATGCCTTCACCAAATGGTGAAGGTGGGGCTCAAGCTATGAAAAACGCTCTGATCTCTGCAAAAATTCAACCGGAAGAAGTTCAATATATTAATGCTCATGGAACCTCTACACCACTCAATGATAAAAGCGAAACTTCTGCAATTAAGATCGCTTTCGGAGATCATGCTTATAAACTAAAGGTTAATTCGTCAAAATCAATGTTAGGACATATGCTTGGAGCAGCCGGCGCTATCGAATCTTTGATTGTGATAAAATCAATTAATGAACAAAAAATCCATCCATCCGTAAATATCACTACACCAGATCCAGATTGCGATTTGGATTATAATCCGGATGCAACAATTGATCTTGAAATAGAACATGCGATAACAAACTCATTCGGATTTGGAGGACACAACGCTTCTCTCGTTTTCAAAAAGTATGAGTAGCAAGAAACAAAAGATTTCAAATAAAAATTCCATAGCCTTGAAGAAATGGGAAGATTCCCTCATCATTCTTGAAAAAGAAATAAATTATATTTTTAAAAACAAGCAGTTCTTAAGGGATGCTCTAACTCACAAATCATTTTTCGAAAATTCAAAGTTAAATAAATCTGAAAAAATGGAATTTCTCGGAGATTCTGTTTTAGAACTCATTGTTACAGAATCCCTTTATGAAATTTATCCCAACAAAAACGAGGGGCAACTGACAAAAATTCGTTCAAAAATTATTAGCAGTATTTACCTTTTTCAAATTTCCCAAAGACTAAAATTATACAAATATATTTTAGTTGATGAACATTTTTCCTTAGCAGATATAAAAAAAAACGTCTCAATTTGCGCAGATACTATGGAATCATTTTTCTGTGCCATTTTCTTGGATAGTTCCTACTATGAAGCAAAATACGTAATTTCCAATATTATATTTTCAGATTGGA
It includes:
- a CDS encoding spore germination protein GerW family protein, with translation MNVKDMIKDLRENIEKTANVKAVFGDEKKIDDISIIPVASIRMKGGSGGGIGTAGEPKDMETEEAEKATEETEEKKEAHHPSATGKGGGLGLDVEANPVGYIEIKDNRTRFVEILDKSKMILKIIRIFGIVIILMAVKGFFKKKKKK
- a CDS encoding SIMPL domain-containing protein yields the protein MNQKNNYWILAGGIVLASIIFGIFFYSARNTAQTIRVVGYSNQEFEADIVKWSFSFSAMTPLNGQKQGYAEMSQKLETIKTILNSLNIILDEINIQPISIRKQYGQYGKIEGFILSQSIYVITKELEKIEKITVNPKEFAQKNIALESSNLEYFSTKLPSIKKKLLGAATKDALTRASEIANSAAAKIDQIQSARAGVFQITEPYTTEVSSYGMYQTSTRKKNIKVTVSAVFSIK
- a CDS encoding MFS transporter — its product is MKKDLQYYKFCAYGFFKNQRYFDPFIILFFRAMGFSFLEIGTLFSVREISIIVLEIPTGVIADSFGRKNSMLVAFSSYILSFLIFYFFPSFGLYVFAMILYGMGTAFRSGTHKAMIFEYLKINNIFDQKVEYYGHTRGASLFGSAVSSLIAGAFVLYTGNYKIIFAASIIPYIFDFFLILSYPNELNGVVSSISEKNIFTKTKLQFGIVSHDFIRMFKNRNLFTSIFNSAVYDGLFKTIKDYLQPILQMYILSIPLLLSLGNKRSTIMISVVYFFLFLLTSYSSRRSHKYSQIFPSLPYAINFTFVLGIALAFLAGFFSGINLQILSVIIFIILYSLQNLKRPMNVGYIGDNLQLKIMASGLSVESQIKSIITAILSPILGFLVDDFGVGAGLMIISGIVILFYPLVKIRKTTKS
- the rpmF gene encoding 50S ribosomal protein L32, whose amino-acid sequence is MAVPKKKTSKSKSRKRRTHYKAKVEPMTICSNCGEKMRPHFVCPHCGFYRGKKIISVSE
- the plsX gene encoding phosphate acyltransferase PlsX, producing the protein MRIALDAFGTDNAPFPEVEGAVLAVNEDFCSKVFLVGDEKIIKKELSRYYFPAGSIEIVHASEKISHDQKPILEIKKKKDSSLLKAIKIVKENRADALVSAGSTGAVMAASLLKFGRIPGILRPALAISLPTINDSVTLLDVGANVDCSAENLVQFAEMGNIYSSHKFNKKKPKIALINIGEESKKGNDLSIKTHEKLTKMDFLNFVGNIEGKDLLKGNVDVIICDGFIGNVMLKTVEGVAFSLFEILKREFNNDWVAKIGAILSYPAFRHLKKKVDYTEYGGAFLLGVNAVSIIGHGRSNAKAIYNAIKFACSSARSNFLDYIQDYYKTSESKGKKT
- a CDS encoding beta-ketoacyl-ACP synthase III; amino-acid sequence: MKNIFVEHDEKIIRNLKAKFAGVSMYVPEKKLTNADLEKIVDTNDEWITTRTGMKVRRVSDEETPSSELAFRATQKLLKIVDINKHEIDMIIVATVTPDHAFPSTACILQHKLGLHDIPAFDVSAGCTGFIYATTIAKQFIENGSVKNVLVIGVEELTKITNWKDRGTCVLFGDGAGAALLTRASSTDTSEIIDTIISADGKYGDLLYQPAGGSAMPASEKTVKENLHTCVMDGNKIFKYAVKAMGDGAVNILKNNGLSGEDVDWLIPHQANMRIIQATGRRAKIPEKKVVVNIEKYGNTSSATIPIAFAEALLEKKIRRGDLIVLDAFGAGLTWGSILLRY
- the fabD gene encoding ACP S-malonyltransferase; this encodes MKKSNVAFVFPGQGAQEVGMAKEFYSIPKYKKYFELANEKLNFDLKSIMFEGPIEELKQTYNTQPAILLHSILALKLFQERSDIEPAYVAGHSLGEFSALCAANTFDWLDALLLVHKRGKFMVDASRGIPYKMAAILGLDKEKIVESCESVSGNVVAANFNTPSQTVISGEEDAVNEAMEICKKAGAKRVVPLVVGGAFHSPLIKKSSEWLFAEMKKVNFKQADIPTIANYTAKAEIQPDEIKENLRQQIISPVRWVESVEYMINKGVDTFIEFGPGKVVSGMIKKIDRNVKRLNISSFDDLDKTIAQLNQ
- the fabG gene encoding 3-oxoacyl-[acyl-carrier-protein] reductase gives rise to the protein MNNLTGKTAIITGSARGIGKGIAKSFVDSGANVVIVDIIPEVIEKTVSSLQNDKSKVIGYKCDITDANEVSAMVKNAVKEFGKIDILINNAGITKDNLLMRIKPADWQAVIDVNLTGTFLCSQKVSRVMMKQKYGKIINISSVIGIIGNPGQANYAASKGGIISFTKSIAKELALRNINVNAIAPGFIRTDMTDKLPEEVKKNYLKMIPMQKFGTPEDVAKLALFLASEQSSYITGQTISIDGGMI
- the acpP gene encoding acyl carrier protein; protein product: MTKDEIRNKVVEIITEQLGVTESEVTDEAKFIEDLGADSLDTVELIMELEDEFEVEVPDDEAEKLISVIKVIDYIESKLN
- the fabF gene encoding beta-ketoacyl-ACP synthase II — protein: MESKRVVITGLGTINPLGDSVEETWKNLCEKKSGIKKIEGFDPEIPSRIAGQVVGFNSGDYFHRKEARKMDLYCQYALASAIKAMADADLKKIDPHKLGVITGTGIGGMQTYETQLQKFISKGPRRISPFFIPMMISNIAAGRIGIQFNAKGINFNVTSACSSSANAIGEAFRAIKFGAADAVIACGAEASVTPFTLSGFSVMRALSTRNDSPETASRPFDKNRDGFVLSEGAATLILEGLEHAKNRGAHIYAEIAGYGATCDAFHITMPSPNGEGGAQAMKNALISAKIQPEEVQYINAHGTSTPLNDKSETSAIKIAFGDHAYKLKVNSSKSMLGHMLGAAGAIESLIVIKSINEQKIHPSVNITTPDPDCDLDYNPDATIDLEIEHAITNSFGFGGHNASLVFKKYE
- the rnc gene encoding ribonuclease III, yielding MSSKKQKISNKNSIALKKWEDSLIILEKEINYIFKNKQFLRDALTHKSFFENSKLNKSEKMEFLGDSVLELIVTESLYEIYPNKNEGQLTKIRSKIISSIYLFQISQRLKLYKYILVDEHFSLADIKKNVSICADTMESFFCAIFLDSSYYEAKYVISNIIFSDWKSIIKTNPFTNFKSILQEWSHSELSLNPAYHIIKEQGPDHKKNFFVQVETGSHKAKGNGKSKKLAEQMAAKNLLKKLKINIL